The Cucurbita pepo subsp. pepo cultivar mu-cu-16 chromosome LG05, ASM280686v2, whole genome shotgun sequence nucleotide sequence CGTAGCATCCTGTGCTGATATTATAGGAAGAGCCTATAAAGTTGTTTACACAAACTTCATATTTTCTGTTCTGTTTTTAGTGTTTTGAGAAATTCTTGTATCTTATGTTTTCTCCCCTTATGGGATACCAAAAGATAAGGGGACCTTCTCCAGTTTATGTTGATTCAAATTTGACTTCCACTTGTCGAAAGGTTCAATGCATCGAAGTCTAGAGATGAGGCCATGAGTTATTGTTGGGGGAAACCAGAGAGGTAGTTCTTGATTCAAGCTTCATTCTTAAACCAGCTGCTGTTCTAGTATTTGGTTGGCTATGTAGGAATTCATCCAACACATGGAATGGTTTAGAAATATGCATAGCAGGACTCTCAGGCTTGAAAGAGGTTGTATGGGTCTTGCCACAGCTTAAGATTGGTGAAGTTAGCAGCCTACTCTCCAAGGCTAGCACAATTACTTTGGGCCGAGAGGAAGAGTTATTAACTGAGTGTTGGACTTGCTAAAAGATTAAGAAGCTACATATGTTTGTCCTATATTCTATCTATTTGTGAAGGATCTCATATTCAGAGTTGAGGAAGAAAGCTGAAGCACCGTATGAGAGATGGGTAGACATTCTTGAattgtgaaaagaaaaaaactaagttGGATGGATGTCATTTTGTGCTCCTAATGATCAGTATGGAGAAAGGTTTATCGAGCGCTCTCGTGTCTTAAATGGTAGGAAATACTAAGCTCCAAGTGATCATTTTGTTCTCCTAGTGATCAGTATAGAGAAAAGGTTCAAATCTGAGCTGAATTTGTACCAATCCAATGACAAAAGGAAAGACTTAGTTGTGCCAAATGATCAAAGGGATTATACGCTGAATTTTTAATTGGTTCAAAAACCTGACAAGATATGTGTTCTGGTGTAAACCTGATATATTAAATCTGACCATATTTAGATGTGCATGCTTTATGCTCACAATAAACAAGTCAACGTGCTCGAGGCTGAAAACGATCGTAGAACTTTGTGGATGATTTATGCCTCTAAGaattggcattttttttactaagcTATGTACTTCGACTTGGGCTTTTTGTTCTCCTTAATGAGAACCATTCTTTGCTATGGTCCATAATTTGATACATATAAGGCCTGCAGAGTCTCCTTGGACCTAGACATTGACGTAGCTGGTCACTCTTTCATGGAAAGCCAATCACATGGAGGTTctgttcttccattttcaacgTAATGCACTCTGTCTGTAAGCATTTAATTCATTGTAAAAGCTTGGACAATGATTTGACTTTTCATGATCGAACAACTTAGccaatgaaaatggaaatttgtGGTGTAACTGCGGAGAatgtgaagagagagagaaggaaattggTGTGTCTTTTCTAAGTTGAACAAAACCATGTGAAATGGCCTACTCAAATACCTAACCATCAGACTTCAATACCCCACTTTGCCATTTGAATACCATCGCTCACAGCATAACTCTTTCTTCCAAAACTCTATAAACTTGAACATCAAATGAGCCTTCAAACACCAACTTCAACTCATTCCTAGTGTTCTACACTAATCAGATCAAAGCTTTAGACTTTTCTCGGAGTCTTTCATCTCAAGCAAATGGGTATTCGATTGCTATCCTTGGTTCCTCATGCCAAGCAGATCCTAAAGATGCAGTCAGGTTTTACCAAAAGTCAGCTGGATGTGCCAAAAGGTCATGTGGCTGTTTATGTGGGAGAGATCCAAAGAAAGCGGTTCATGGTTCCAATTTCTTACTTAAACCATCCATCATTCCAAAAAATACTCAGCCATGCAGAGGAAGAGTTTGGCTTCCATCATCCACAGGGGGGTCTAACAATTCCTTGCAAGGAGGATGCCTTCGTTGATCTCACCTCTAGATTGCACGTATCTTGAAGGATGCAGAAGAAAGGACAATCATATGCCatttttgacaatttttttcgactcattttactttttgacACATGCTAGAGTGTTGCAGAGTGGGAAACTTTCCTACCTGTAAATGAGTTGCATTGTAAAGTTACTTATACCACAGGATTAATGAAAATAGACCAATTCAACATCAACTTCTGTATATCATTTTTTCTGGTGATCTGTGATTGCTAATCTGTGCTTTCGGAACTTCAAACGTTAAACTGATCTGAACAAAATTGGAGTCCTGTGCTAATTTATGAACTACTCTAATATAGACAATCCTAAATCTATCTGTGTAGCAACTCTTTAGTGAATATGTTATTCAGTAACTATACAGTGTTGTGGTAGAGCAGTCTCATCTGTTCATCAAAAGTCCGAAGATAGAAATTATAGCAAAGcagatgttaaattttatcatagaTGAAGTTTGTCCCACTCATGGATTTTGAGATATCTAACTTCCTTGTGTGTTGTCCAATTTCTTACTCGATCTTCAAAGAAGACGGACTTCTCCTACTCCTACTTTAGGATAGGATCGTCGTTGGTCATTCTTTCGCTAATGATCTAATGAGCTTTCACTAATGATCTAATGAGATCACCATTTGATAGTCGTTCGCGCGAACACGCGAGGGACGAGACTTTCTATCGCTTGTTTTCCACTCTCAAGACAATGGTTTCTCTCATCTATAAGCAAGACAATGACGCTGAACTGAGGAAATGGTTTCTCTCATCTATAAGCAAGACAATGACGCTGAACTGAGGAAAGCTCACATCATGTGATTGCAAGCTTCGGTCATTGATGTGAAAGAAGCAAAAGATCCACTTCCGCCACGAAAGGAGAGATTTGTAAATATCCagtttaaaaagtatatagaACTTTCGTCTGAATTTCCTGCAACAATCAGGATTTGACACAAGGAACTAAAAATAGGGTAGTGGGAACATCATAATTCTATCCGACATCTTTACCTCACCAATGGACAGCTAGTTCCAGCTATAGAAGTTGTTTGAAGTGGATGAAACTACTACATTTAACAAATATAAACATGATTAGATTCTGTATCCTTTGATTACAATAAGATGCATTTGATGtctctcttgttcttattCAACAAGGGCACTATGCCAATGATGTAACCATTTCTCTCTTACTGTGAAAGTGATCTCCTTGatatcttgtttttttcttttatcgaACACGTTCTTTATTCGAGCATCCAGTTCAGCTAACCAAGCTTGGTCGCTGGAATGGATAATGACTTGAACCAAACAACTGGGCTGGCATTGCATACAACCAAGAGAGAGGtgaaaaatcttttataaGATGGGGAGATCCCTAATAGACTTCTTAGATACCTAACCGCCAGTCTTAAAGTGCCCATTGGAAAAGCACCAAACACCAGTAAAACTATTTTCTTGAACTATAAATAAGGATATCAAGTAAACAACAAACTACACTTCAACACTGTCATTTACTACTTTCTCTTTAAATTTGTTCTACACCAATTGAAACAGCAAATTTAGTAATGGGAATCTTTCCATTCCAGATTCTTTTTGtcaagaaaattctaaaatgcTATCAGATTTCACCAAAAACCAGTATGTTTCAAAAGGTCATGTAGCATAGGAAACGATTGTGGTTCCGATATCATACTTGAATCATCCTTCATTCCAACAGCTCCTTAAGTATGCCGAGGAAGAGTTTGTATTCCGTCATCCTCAGGTTGTCAAACAATTCCTGGCAAAAAAGATGTCTTTCTTGATTTCATTTCTAGATTGGAAGTTTCTTAAAGATGAAGaggcaaaagaaaattcaCCAAGTTTTGACACTTTTTCCCCCTGCTTTTTTGACTCGTTTATGAACTAAGATAAAAATGTTACAGGAAATCCAAGAACAAATCCTTCCAAAATGTTAACGAACGACTCTGATAAATTCTATGTCATGTAAGCCAAGTATCTTCTTGCTACTGATATATGACTAAATAGGCAGAAATGATAGAATAGTCACGATTTAGTGTTGCGTTGAAACAGTCGTTAGTAATTGAAACAGTAAAATTATGACTATCAAATACATGCCTATGGTAGGCGCCTTCAGTttcaattaagaaaatatgGTTCACATAAGGGGGActgaaaaagattaaatttatccAAACCTGTTTATCCTTTTTCTGCTCAAATGAGCATCGTTAGGGAACACAGCTAATACACTTTGCATTTTCATGGTCATTCATTTATTCAAGAAAAACCTTTGTGCTCAGCTGACTTCAAGTGAAGTAGCAAGAACATGAAGATGAAAAACCATTCAGGAgaataaaattcaagaagGGGCACAGTGTTCTTGTAAGAAAATGTGATtgtctatttcaattttgaatctcttttcTGCTACTCAACATTTACATGTAGAAGCTAACTCTACATTGATGTTCTACATTTAACTATGGGAAAAAATCTAAGGGAATCAGGCAAAACTGTGTGGAGGATTGttattcttctctttcagGAAGATTGCAGCTTGGATGTGAGATTGATGAAGACATCTTCTCTGCAAGGAATTGTAAGACCTCCAGTTGGATGTTTGAatccaaattcttcttctgCACGGTTGAGCAAagcagaaaaagaaggatggtTTAAGTATGCTATTGGAACTAcaaatctctttctttcaatatCTCCCACGTAAACTGCAATATGGCCTTTGGGAACGCCACACTGGTTTCTGGAAGAAGCGGTATGCATTTTGACAGCTTGCTTGGCACTGAGAAGAAGTGAAGGTAGTCTGATTCCCATGTCTAGAAGGGTTTTCCGCTCGATGCAGATCTAGAAGTTGGAAAGTGTAGTTCTTGAATGAAGATGTGCTTGCAATTTGAGTTGGAGATTGAAGTTTATTTGAACCGTATTTATGGATTCAGAACGGGGAAGTGGTGAGAGGAAAACAGTCTCAAAGAGGGCCTACTTCATAAATGCTCACATGGGTTGCTTATTTGGTTTGAATAGACGCACTTCATCATGTGCCCTAACAAACCATTGAGCAGTCCCATTTGCTCCAATGAGGTGCAGTTAtagtccaaaagggaaagtacAACGTTCTGAGGATTAATTGTTGCTCAATTTGTTTGTGAACTAATGGAAACAGTTGGACTATGACTTGACTTGTGATGAATGGAAACAATTGACCAATGAGCCTGAAATTAGTGGTATGAATTTCAGAGAATGTGCagtgagagaagaaaattggGTGCCTTTTTATGACATGAGGCAAAGCCATGTGAAGGGGTATTGTCAAATATATATCCAACTACCAGACATCAGTACCCCACTTAGCCACTGGAATGGTCGGAGTCATCAGCATAGCATTTCCTTctgaaatattataaatataaacatcAAAATGAGCCTTCAAACACCACCCTCAACTCATTTCAACTTCTACTTCCTCTTCTAGTTAGCTCTATACCAATCAGATCAGAACATTAGACAGACTGCCATTCGTTCGAGAAAATGGGGACTCGGTTGCTATCTTTGGTTCCTCATGCCAAGCAAATTCTAAAGATGCAGTCAAGTTTCACCAAAAACCAGTTGGACGTTCCAAAAGGCCATGTGGCTGTTTATGTGGGAGAGATCCAAAGGAAACGGTTCGTGGTTCCGATATCTTACCTAAACCATCCATCGTTCCAGAAACTGCTCGGTCATGCCGAGGAGGAGTTTGGCTTCCATCATCCACAAGGAGGCCTAACAATTCCTTGCAGAGAAGATGCCTTTGTTGATCTCACTTCTAGATTGCAAGTTTCTTGAAGGATCAACAGCAAAGCACAAGCTTCAATTTTTTGACAAAcatttctgtttgtttcttactcatttgtttttttgattCATACTAGAATGGTGTAGAATGACATGCCCTTCTTGCCTGCAAATGAGTGGCATTGTGATGGTGCAGTTACCATAAGAAATGAATTTAAAGAATACACAAATTTAACATCAATTTCTATAaagccttttctttgttgctTTATTTGTGATGGTAACCTGCAATCCATGgaacaatgaaaatttttgCTAGAGGATAGCACATCACTAAAGAAACTAAGCAGCATCTTCAAGATTAAAACTTCTAAGTTCAAACAGATCCAAAGCAGACTGAATCCTTATGTGCcagtttaaaattttctacGGTAAGTATTACTCTTGGTTTAATCTAATGAACAAAAGTCCTTATCCATCCTATGTGCCACCTCCTGTTAACTATTAGACATGGGAATCCGGTTGCCTTTGATACTCCTCAACGCCAAGCAGGTTCTCAAAAAGCAAGCTATTTCTAAAACAAACCAATTTGATGTGCATGCTTTATGCTCACAATAAACAAGTCAACATACTTGGGCTGAAAATGATGGTAGAACTTTGTGGATGATTTATGCCTCTAAGAGTTAGCATTTTTTGACTAAGCTATGTACTTTGACTTGGTCTTTTAGTTCTCCTTAATGAGAACCATTCTTTGATATGGTCCACAATTTGGTACATATAAGGCCTGCAGAGTCTCCTTTGACCTAGACATTGACGTAGCTGGTCACTCTTTCATGGAAAGCCAATCACATGGAGGTTctgttcttccattttcaacatAATGCACTCTGTCTGTAAGCATTTAATTCAGTGTAAAAGCTCGGACAATGATTTGACTTTTCATAATCGAACAGCTCAgctaatgaaaatggaaatttgtGGTGTAACTGCGGAGAAtgtgaagagagaaaaaatgaaattggtgTGTCTTTTCTAAGTTGAACAAAACCATGTGAAGTGACCCACTCAAATACCTAACCATCAGACTTCAATACCCCACGTTGCCATTTGAATACCATCGCTCACAGCATAACTCTTTCTTCCCAAACTCTATAAATTTGAACATCAAATGAGCCTTAAAACACCAAGTTCAACTCTTCCTAGTGCTCTACGCTAATCAGATCAAAGCTTTAGACTTTTCTCAGAGTCTTTCATCTCAAGCAAATGGGTATTCGATTGCTATCCTTGGTTCCTCATGCCAAGCAGATCCTAAAGATGCAGTCAGGTTTTACCAAAAGTCAGCTGGATGTGCCAAAAGGCCATGTGGCTGTTTATGTAGGAGAGATCCAAAGAAAGAGGTTCTTGGTTCCAATTTCTTACTTAAACCATCCATCATTCCAAAAACTACTCAGCCATGCAGAGGAAGAGTTTGGCTTCCATCATCCACAAGGGGGTCTAACAATTCCTTGCAAGGAGGATGCCTTCGTTGATCTCACCTCCAGATTGCAAGTATCTTGAAGGATGCAGAAGAAAGGACAATCATATGCCatttttgacaatttttttcGACTCATTTGACTTTTTGACACATGCTAGAGTGTTGCAGAGTGGGAAACTTTCCAATCTGTAAATGAGTTGCATTGTAAAGTTACTTATACCACAggattaatgaaaataagacCAATTCAACATCAACTTCTGTATCT carries:
- the LOC111795229 gene encoding auxin-responsive protein SAUR23-like, with amino-acid sequence MGIRLLSLVPHAKQILKMQSGFTKSQLDVPKGHVAVYVGEIQRKRFMVPISYLNHPSFQKILSHAEEEFGFHHPQGGLTIPCKEDAFVDLTSRLHVS
- the LOC111795136 gene encoding auxin-responsive protein SAUR21-like, which codes for MGIRLPSLLLSAKQAVKMHTASSRNQCGVPKGHIAVYVGDIERKRFVVPIAYLNHPSFSALLNRAEEEFGFKHPTGGLTIPCREDVFINLTSKLQSS
- the LOC111795230 gene encoding auxin-responsive protein SAUR21-like translates to MGTRLLSLVPHAKQILKMQSSFTKNQLDVPKGHVAVYVGEIQRKRFVVPISYLNHPSFQKLLGHAEEEFGFHHPQGGLTIPCREDAFVDLTSRLQVS
- the LOC111795227 gene encoding auxin-responsive protein SAUR24-like, translated to MGIRLLSLVPHAKQILKMQSGFTKSQLDVPKGHVAVYVGEIQRKRFLVPISYLNHPSFQKLLSHAEEEFGFHHPQGGLTIPCKEDAFVDLTSRLQVS